In the genome of Patescibacteria group bacterium, one region contains:
- a CDS encoding 8-oxo-dGTP diphosphatase encodes MNFPFIANLCYILNNNGEVLLQCKSRGFGKGKWNGPGGKQNPGETIEEASIREIKEETDITVKNLKKMGELEFVFVDNEASNFLTHVFICRDWEGEPRDMGEGELKWFKIDEVPLDKMWDDDQYWLKPLLRGEYQHKRFYFDKEGKVIKYEKI; translated from the coding sequence ATGAATTTTCCTTTTATCGCTAATCTTTGTTATATTTTAAATAATAATGGCGAAGTGCTCCTGCAATGCAAGAGCCGGGGATTTGGGAAAGGCAAATGGAACGGGCCGGGCGGAAAGCAGAATCCGGGTGAAACCATAGAAGAAGCGTCGATCCGGGAAATAAAGGAAGAGACTGATATAACCGTGAAAAATTTAAAAAAGATGGGCGAGCTTGAATTTGTTTTTGTGGATAACGAGGCATCTAATTTTTTAACTCATGTTTTTATCTGCCGCGACTGGGAAGGCGAGCCGAGAGATATGGGCGAAGGAGAATTAAAATGGTTTAAAATTGACGAAGTGCCATTGGATAAAATGTGGGATGATGACCAGTATTGGCTTAAACCTTTGCTTAGGGGCGAGTATCAGCACAAAAGATTTTATTTTGATAAAGAGGGAAAAGTGATAAAATATGAGAAAATATAA
- the uppS gene encoding polyprenyl diphosphate synthase — MEGKKKTNIPVHIGIIMDGNRRWARERNLPTLDGHLAGYEKMRQAPEWFFSRGVKILSVFAFSTENWNRGQEEVNYLMKLLKKAIDEEIEDINKKGYKILISGKIDELPGDLPESCQEAINKTKDNQKGTLNICLNYGGRADLVDAIKKMIKNKIKAEQVHEGLIKKYLYNGELPDPDIIVRTSGEERISGFQLWQGAYSELFFMEKYWPEFEERDVDLILEEYASRKRRFGGDGE; from the coding sequence ATGGAAGGCAAGAAAAAAACAAATATTCCGGTTCATATCGGCATCATTATGGACGGCAACCGGCGCTGGGCGCGGGAAAGGAATTTGCCGACTTTAGACGGGCATCTGGCCGGTTACGAGAAAATGCGGCAGGCGCCGGAATGGTTTTTTTCAAGAGGGGTAAAGATCCTTTCCGTTTTCGCTTTTTCCACGGAAAACTGGAATCGCGGCCAGGAAGAAGTTAATTATCTGATGAAATTATTAAAAAAAGCTATTGACGAAGAAATAGAAGACATAAATAAAAAGGGCTATAAAATTTTAATCAGCGGCAAGATTGATGAATTGCCGGGTGATTTGCCGGAAAGCTGCCAGGAAGCGATAAATAAAACAAAAGATAACCAGAAAGGAACTTTGAATATTTGTTTAAACTACGGCGGCCGGGCAGATTTAGTGGATGCTATTAAAAAAATGATAAAAAATAAAATAAAAGCCGAGCAGGTGCATGAGGGTTTAATTAAAAAATATTTATATAACGGGGAATTGCCTGACCCGGACATAATTGTGCGGACTTCGGGAGAAGAGAGAATATCAGGCTTTCAGCTTTGGCAGGGCGCTTACAGCGAATTATTTTTTATGGAAAAGTATTGGCCGGAGTTTGAGGAAAGAGACGTGGATTTGATTCTGGAGGAATATGCCAGCCGGAAGAGAAGGTTTGGGGGAGACGGGGAGTAA
- a CDS encoding HD domain-containing protein, producing MRKYNYKKAREEVRRMVKGACYSAKNNFSYTAWQYHILPVVKHSLVLGRKLKADLEVLELAAYLHDYAGILDYKLYKNHHLHGARLAGKILAKLNFPRERIKKVQECIISHRGSVRLEHKSKEAKILASADAMSHFTELADMFYLTFGIHGYKTLEGARWLKAKLERSWAKIMPEGRKIVRADYETAKKIINKAVSHNA from the coding sequence ATGAGAAAATATAACTATAAAAAAGCAAGAGAAGAAGTAAGGAGGATGGTTAAGGGAGCTTGTTATTCAGCCAAGAACAACTTTTCCTATACCGCCTGGCAATATCATATTCTGCCCGTAGTAAAGCATAGTTTGGTTTTGGGCAGGAAATTAAAAGCGGATTTGGAGGTCCTGGAATTAGCGGCCTATCTCCATGACTACGCCGGAATTTTGGATTATAAATTATACAAGAATCATCACTTGCATGGCGCAAGATTAGCTGGTAAGATATTGGCTAAGCTGAATTTTCCGCGGGAAAGGATAAAAAAAGTCCAGGAATGCATTATCAGCCACCGCGGCAGCGTCAGGCTGGAGCACAAAAGCAAAGAAGCCAAAATTTTAGCTTCGGCTGACGCTATGTCGCATTTTACCGAATTGGCTGATATGTTTTATTTAACTTTTGGCATTCATGGATATAAAACCCTGGAAGGGGCGAGATGGCTAAAAGCAAAACTGGAAAGAAGCTGGGCTAAAATTATGCCGGAAGGCAGGAAAATAGTCAGGGCTGATTATGAAACAGCCAAAAAAATTATAAATAAAGCGGTTTCGCATAACGCATAA
- a CDS encoding DUF378 domain-containing protein, with translation MRKLNALDWIALVLAIIGALNWGLVGLFKFDLVAAIFGDMSAISRIIYALVGIAAIYVVAIAAKLGKN, from the coding sequence ATGCGAAAATTAAACGCATTAGATTGGATTGCCTTGGTTTTGGCGATTATCGGCGCTTTGAACTGGGGTTTGGTCGGACTTTTTAAGTTTGACCTGGTGGCAGCTATTTTCGGCGATATGTCAGCCATTTCCCGTATTATCTATGCCTTGGTGGGTATAGCGGCCATTTATGTGGTGGCGATTGCGGCTAAATTAGGAAAGAATTAA
- a CDS encoding peptidylprolyl isomerase: MGENQIQLEDLASGTSQAVLKTNFGDIAVAFYSQESPLTVNNFLNLAKAGFYNGTKFHRVIKDFMIQGGDPLSKDDDWSDDGTGGPGYKFQDEINEHKLARGSLAMANSGPNTNGSQFFIVTAESTPWLDGKHTNFGYVVSGMEAIDEIEAVEVNGNDHPLQDVMIESIELIGK, translated from the coding sequence ATCGGAGAAAATCAGATTCAATTGGAAGATTTAGCTTCCGGAACAAGCCAGGCCGTGCTTAAAACCAATTTCGGCGATATCGCCGTGGCTTTTTATAGCCAGGAGTCTCCTTTAACTGTTAATAATTTTTTGAATTTGGCTAAAGCCGGATTTTACAACGGCACAAAGTTCCACCGCGTAATAAAAGATTTTATGATCCAAGGGGGAGACCCTTTAAGTAAAGACGATGATTGGTCAGATGACGGCACGGGCGGGCCGGGTTATAAGTTTCAAGATGAGATTAATGAACATAAACTGGCGCGGGGCAGTCTGGCTATGGCCAATTCCGGGCCAAATACCAACGGTTCGCAGTTTTTTATCGTTACGGCCGAGTCTACGCCCTGGCTTGATGGCAAACACACTAATTTTGGCTATGTGGTAAGCGGTATGGAAGCGATAGATGAAATTGAGGCGGTGGAAGTCAACGGGAATGACCATCCGCTCCAAGATGTTATGATAGAAAGCATAGAGTTGATAGGGAAGTAG
- a CDS encoding sugar transferase has translation MDTVKISNEVKNKEITLPKLKRLFDIFFSLIFLIFTLPIFILILAAIFVEHICRGWLKAPLFYCEKRISQGKSFNLIKFNIFSAEVFRKLKESQEIINLKKIEGDGKNLIFFGRIIQRVYFDELPQVFNVLKGDLSFVGPRPVNPKIYQDILARGMRTKSLIRAGLTGPYQAHKGESGVDQDKLDREYIDFCRNNSGWKVVLFDIKIILRTFLIIFRAQGI, from the coding sequence ATGGATACTGTGAAAATTTCTAACGAGGTGAAAAATAAAGAGATTACTCTGCCTAAATTAAAAAGATTATTTGATATTTTTTTTTCTCTTATTTTTTTAATATTTACTTTGCCCATTTTTATTTTAATCTTGGCAGCCATTTTTGTTGAGCATATTTGCCGGGGCTGGTTAAAAGCGCCTTTATTTTATTGCGAAAAAAGAATTTCGCAGGGAAAAAGTTTTAATCTTATAAAATTTAATATTTTTTCCGCTGAGGTTTTCCGTAAATTGAAAGAGAGCCAAGAAATAATAAATCTGAAAAAAATTGAGGGAGACGGAAAAAATTTAATATTTTTTGGTAGAATTATTCAGAGAGTTTATTTTGATGAATTACCGCAGGTTTTTAATGTTTTAAAAGGGGACTTAAGTTTTGTCGGTCCCCGGCCGGTTAACCCGAAAATTTATCAGGATATTTTGGCTAGAGGGATGAGAACTAAATCTTTAATCAGAGCCGGCCTAACCGGCCCTTATCAGGCCCATAAGGGCGAGTCGGGCGTTGACCAGGACAAATTAGACAGAGAATATATTGATTTTTGCCGGAATAATTCCGGCTGGAAAGTGGTATTATTTGATATAAAAATAATCCTGCGCACGTTTTTAATAATTTTTCGGGCCCAAGGAATTTAG
- a CDS encoding MscL family protein translates to MEQDKNTQDSGEEKKKNFTNGLIEFLKEYSVIGLAIGVIVAQTSKDLIDSIVKGIFTPLINLIVPGEKFSNLAFHISGTRFDVGSIISSFLTFIIVMVILYVVVKKILKRDDLIKKK, encoded by the coding sequence ATGGAACAAGATAAAAACACCCAAGATTCCGGCGAGGAAAAGAAAAAAAATTTTACCAATGGTTTAATTGAATTTTTGAAAGAATATTCGGTAATTGGCCTGGCCATCGGCGTTATTGTCGCCCAGACTTCAAAAGATTTGATTGATTCAATCGTTAAAGGTATTTTCACCCCCCTTATTAATTTGATAGTGCCGGGAGAAAAATTTTCCAATTTAGCTTTTCATATTTCCGGCACGCGTTTTGATGTTGGTTCCATAATCAGTTCTTTTTTGACGTTTATTATCGTGATGGTGATTTTGTATGTGGTAGTCAAGAAAATTTTAAAAAGGGATGATTTGATAAAAAAGAAGTAA
- a CDS encoding DUF362 domain-containing protein yields the protein MDKAEVYFIKLNELNKIKNLLPEFPPPLGVKVHFGEEGNVTYLPAAYVKEIAGMVENPALVECNVLYKSPRSQAETHKKLAREHGFDFAEIDILDGEFGDDVDSIKIKGEFFKECFLGSGLSKYKSLLVISHFKGHISSGFGGSIKNLSMGLAGRRGKLALHAFVKHQVEQEKCTACGACIANCPAEAIAFDESGKAKINIGKCISCSKCIAVCPTSAISIPWGEKDISIFRKRLAEYALAGIKGKKCFYINFLANITKLCDCAGEKMEPMTDDIGILISADPVAIDQASYDLVVKQCKDFAKQNGDEQLEHGEKIGLGTRGYEIIAL from the coding sequence ATGGATAAAGCAGAAGTTTATTTCATTAAATTGAACGAATTAAATAAGATAAAAAATTTACTGCCTGAATTTCCCCCGCCTTTGGGGGTAAAAGTCCATTTTGGCGAGGAGGGCAATGTTACTTATCTGCCGGCGGCTTACGTTAAAGAGATAGCGGGGATGGTGGAAAATCCGGCTTTAGTGGAATGTAATGTTTTATATAAGAGTCCAAGGAGCCAGGCGGAGACGCATAAAAAATTGGCGCGCGAGCATGGCTTTGATTTCGCGGAAATTGATATTCTTGACGGCGAGTTTGGGGATGATGTTGATTCTATAAAAATCAAAGGCGAATTTTTTAAAGAATGCTTTTTGGGGAGCGGCTTGTCTAAATACAAATCATTATTGGTAATTTCTCATTTCAAAGGCCATATCAGTTCCGGTTTTGGAGGATCCATAAAAAATTTAAGCATGGGCCTGGCAGGCAGAAGAGGAAAACTTGCTTTGCACGCGTTTGTCAAACATCAGGTTGAACAAGAAAAATGCACGGCTTGCGGCGCCTGCATCGCCAACTGCCCGGCAGAAGCGATAGCTTTTGATGAAAGCGGCAAAGCTAAGATTAATATTGGCAAATGTATCAGCTGCTCAAAGTGCATAGCGGTTTGTCCGACAAGCGCGATTTCCATTCCCTGGGGAGAAAAGGATATAAGTATTTTCAGGAAAAGACTGGCCGAGTACGCCTTAGCTGGAATCAAGGGTAAAAAATGTTTTTATATAAATTTTTTAGCTAATATTACAAAACTTTGTGATTGCGCCGGAGAAAAAATGGAGCCGATGACTGATGATATTGGCATCTTAATTTCGGCTGATCCGGTGGCGATTGACCAGGCGTCTTATGATTTGGTGGTTAAACAATGCAAAGATTTTGCCAAACAGAACGGGGATGAGCAGTTGGAACATGGGGAAAAGATTGGCTTGGGGACAAGGGGATACGAGATAATAGCTTTGTGA
- a CDS encoding replication-associated recombination protein A gives MANVSFKNSQTPLADRIRPEILEDFLGQDEIVGEGKLLRQAINADRLPSVILWGPPGSGKTTLAFIIAKQTKSEFVKFSAVTSGVKDLKEVIIRAEESKRLGKNTILFIDEIHRWNKAQQDALLPHIERGTVVLIGATTENPSFEIRGALLSRCRVLVLKQLGNENIVEIINRARKDKKNGLGGMGIKMDKKAVDVLAQMSNGDARVALNVLEYASSISKKITFDIVKEAFQKSYLLYDKNGEEHYNIISALHKSMRGSDPDGALYWLARMLEAGEDPLYVARRLVRFASEDIGLANSRALEQAVAAYNACHFIGLPECNVILAQAVVYMAKCEKSNDLYVAYGKAARDVKEFGNLPVPLHIRNAETDLMKDLGYGKGYKYSPNYDYKEKQEYLPEELRGRKYL, from the coding sequence ATGGCAAACGTGAGTTTTAAAAATAGCCAAACACCGCTAGCTGATAGAATCAGGCCGGAAATATTGGAAGATTTTCTTGGTCAAGACGAGATTGTGGGGGAAGGAAAATTATTACGGCAGGCAATTAACGCTGATCGTTTGCCCTCCGTAATTCTTTGGGGTCCGCCCGGATCGGGTAAAACCACCCTGGCTTTTATTATTGCCAAACAAACAAAATCGGAATTTGTGAAATTCAGCGCTGTCACCAGCGGTGTAAAGGATTTGAAAGAAGTTATTATCAGGGCGGAAGAAAGCAAAAGACTCGGTAAAAATACGATTTTATTTATTGATGAAATTCATCGTTGGAACAAAGCTCAACAAGACGCGCTCTTGCCCCACATAGAAAGAGGCACGGTTGTTTTGATTGGCGCTACTACTGAAAACCCCAGCTTTGAAATACGCGGAGCTTTATTATCTCGTTGCCGAGTATTAGTTTTGAAGCAATTAGGCAATGAAAATATTGTTGAAATTATTAATAGGGCTCGGAAAGATAAAAAAAACGGTTTGGGAGGTATGGGAATAAAGATGGATAAAAAAGCCGTTGATGTTTTAGCGCAAATGAGCAACGGCGATGCTCGCGTCGCTTTGAATGTTTTGGAATATGCCAGCTCAATAAGTAAAAAAATTACTTTTGATATAGTGAAGGAAGCATTTCAAAAATCTTATCTTCTTTACGATAAAAATGGAGAAGAACATTATAATATAATTTCCGCTTTACACAAATCAATGCGTGGTTCAGATCCAGATGGAGCTTTATATTGGTTGGCGCGGATGCTGGAGGCCGGAGAAGACCCTCTTTACGTAGCGCGTCGATTGGTCCGTTTTGCCTCAGAAGATATAGGCCTGGCTAATTCACGGGCCTTGGAGCAGGCCGTAGCGGCCTATAATGCCTGCCATTTTATCGGTTTGCCCGAATGCAACGTCATTTTAGCCCAAGCCGTGGTTTATATGGCCAAATGCGAAAAATCCAATGATTTATACGTGGCCTATGGCAAAGCCGCTCGGGACGTGAAAGAATTTGGCAATCTGCCGGTGCCGCTTCATATCAGGAACGCGGAAACTGACTTGATGAAAGATTTGGGCTATGGCAAAGGATACAAATATTCGCCTAATTATGATTATAAAGAAAAGCAGGAATATTTACCCGAAGAACTAAGGGGGAGAAAATATTTATAA
- a CDS encoding DUF167 domain-containing protein: protein MLLGFKKSLKKEGVIYLRVKARPSAAKTAIREIMADGTIKIDIAAPAEKGRANRELIKFLAGEFGAGKEKGTLVSGAREKLKLIKITK from the coding sequence ATGCTTCTTGGATTCAAAAAAAGCTTGAAAAAAGAAGGAGTTATATATTTAAGGGTGAAAGCGAGGCCGTCCGCCGCCAAGACCGCAATCAGGGAAATAATGGCGGATGGGACGATAAAAATTGATATAGCCGCTCCGGCGGAGAAAGGCCGGGCCAATCGGGAATTGATAAAATTTTTAGCCGGCGAGTTTGGCGCGGGGAAAGAGAAGGGGACCCTAGTAAGTGGAGCAAGAGAAAAATTAAAATTAATAAAAATAACAAAATAA
- a CDS encoding phosphodiester glycosidase family protein has protein sequence MWYNSIMRIWKIIIIIFFFFPTSVWAQSLGEKLSGRILLNVEGKGEAWYVYPEDNKRYYLGRPADAFSVMRELGLGISEIDFQRIAQAGMPVAGDRALAKKLAGRIILQAEKNGEAWYINPLDLKKYYLGRPADAFRIMRELSLGITREDLAEVHKPGYDESINEYSRYEHKKEIIASSGKFFVDVVEIDLANPNLEIITDTADDDNCQRNCRAKPLAKFVIANEGFAGINATYFCSGGGCGGINYYFFPVYNSRLGKLINGDQLKYWTTGPIMAFDINNKFYYFKDSREFVSVNNFEEKYGVKLRAALGNKPRLIENGMNLLIDWDIDESQLKTKALRNGLAYKNGKIYLVVARAATVPDLAEIMKAMGMEYALNLDGGGSSALFYNDEYMVGPGRNIPNAIIFREK, from the coding sequence ATGTGGTATAATAGTATAATGAGAATTTGGAAAATAATAATCATAATATTTTTCTTTTTTCCAACTTCTGTCTGGGCGCAAAGTTTGGGGGAAAAGCTGTCCGGCCGGATTCTTCTTAACGTTGAAGGCAAGGGCGAGGCCTGGTATGTTTATCCGGAGGATAACAAGCGCTACTATCTCGGCCGCCCGGCAGACGCTTTTTCCGTTATGCGGGAGTTGGGTTTGGGCATTTCCGAAATTGATTTCCAAAGAATCGCTCAGGCCGGGATGCCGGTTGCCGGCGACCGGGCTTTAGCCAAGAAATTGGCGGGCAGGATAATCCTGCAAGCGGAGAAAAACGGCGAGGCTTGGTATATAAATCCTTTAGATTTGAAGAAATACTATTTGGGACGTCCGGCTGACGCTTTCCGGATTATGCGTGAGTTATCCCTGGGCATCACCCGTGAAGACTTGGCCGAGGTCCATAAGCCGGGTTATGACGAGTCTATAAATGAATACAGCAGATATGAGCATAAAAAAGAAATTATCGCTTCTTCCGGGAAATTTTTTGTTGACGTGGTGGAAATAGATTTAGCCAATCCCAATCTGGAAATTATTACCGATACCGCAGACGATGATAATTGCCAAAGGAATTGCCGGGCAAAGCCCTTGGCTAAATTTGTTATAGCCAACGAAGGGTTTGCCGGAATCAACGCCACTTATTTTTGTTCCGGCGGCGGCTGCGGGGGGATTAATTATTATTTTTTTCCGGTTTATAACTCCCGCTTAGGCAAACTTATAAATGGGGATCAACTTAAATATTGGACGACCGGACCGATTATGGCTTTTGACATTAATAATAAATTTTATTATTTTAAAGATAGCCGGGAATTTGTGAGCGTAAATAATTTTGAGGAAAAATACGGGGTAAAATTGCGGGCGGCTTTGGGGAATAAACCGCGTTTAATTGAAAACGGCATGAATTTGTTGATAGATTGGGACATTGACGAATCGCAGTTGAAAACAAAAGCCTTGCGCAATGGTCTGGCCTATAAAAACGGAAAAATTTATTTAGTTGTCGCCCGAGCCGCCACCGTGCCTGATTTGGCGGAAATTATGAAAGCCATGGGGATGGAATACGCTTTGAATCTGGATGGGGGAGGATCTTCGGCCTTGTTTTATAACGACGAATACATGGTCGGGCCGGGGAGGAATATTCCCAATGCCATTATTTTTAGAGAAAAATAA
- a CDS encoding MFS transporter — protein sequence MAVNLEKLKKENYFSLKDINPVVRFLTISDILILSGFGLIAPIFAVFIVNTIEGGNLEVAGIASAIFLFSRSLIQIPAATIIDKIKGERDDFWALLIGSLLFSLVPIAYLFISSPLQLYLAQFVYGVATAFTYPSWLAIFTRHIDKEHEGLEWGIYQTLVDLGGAAAASLGGFLAYKFGFSILFLLVSAFSFAGSLFLLGIYRKMRIGYIFSKR from the coding sequence ATGGCGGTAAATTTGGAAAAATTAAAAAAAGAAAATTATTTTTCCCTCAAGGACATCAATCCGGTTGTTCGGTTTTTGACTATTTCCGATATTTTGATATTGAGCGGATTTGGCTTGATTGCCCCGATTTTTGCCGTTTTTATCGTTAATACAATAGAGGGCGGCAATCTGGAGGTGGCAGGAATAGCTTCCGCTATATTTTTGTTTTCCAGAAGTTTGATTCAGATTCCGGCGGCGACCATAATAGATAAAATCAAGGGGGAAAGAGATGATTTTTGGGCTCTCTTGATTGGTTCTCTTCTTTTTAGTCTCGTGCCAATAGCTTATCTTTTTATTTCTTCTCCCCTCCAGCTTTATTTAGCGCAATTCGTTTACGGCGTAGCAACCGCCTTCACTTACCCGTCTTGGCTGGCGATTTTTACTCGCCATATAGACAAAGAACATGAAGGCTTGGAGTGGGGAATATACCAAACCCTAGTTGACCTGGGCGGAGCGGCGGCCGCTTCTTTGGGAGGATTTCTAGCTTATAAATTCGGTTTTAGTATTCTTTTTTTGCTGGTTAGCGCTTTTTCTTTTGCGGGTTCCTTGTTTCTTCTGGGGATTTACAGAAAAATGAGGATCGGCTATATTTTTTCTAAAAGATAA
- a CDS encoding glycosyltransferase family 2 protein has protein sequence MDLSIIIISWNVREKLRENLKALEQSRGGLDMEIFVVDNNSEDGSAEMVKKEFPEVKLIANHDNLGFAKANNQAIKQASGDFILLLNPDMRVFPETLKNMADWMRQNKQATIAGCHLVNKKGETVKQVRRFPRLWDQLAIALKAPHIFPRILNKYLRNGFDYEKFASVDSIRGSFFMIRREAIENIGLLDERYFIWFEEVDYCQRVRESGGQVWHAPAAKCLDYVGRSFNQLPRGRAQKYFRDSQLVYFRKWQPLWQYWILKLAWIPGIIFSFLGRGLGIKSRTKT, from the coding sequence ATGGATTTAAGCATCATTATTATTTCCTGGAATGTCCGGGAAAAATTGAGAGAAAATTTAAAAGCCCTTGAGCAAAGCCGGGGCGGTTTAGATATGGAAATTTTTGTCGTTGATAATAATTCCGAAGACGGGTCGGCCGAGATGGTAAAAAAAGAATTTCCAGAGGTGAAATTGATCGCCAACCATGATAATTTGGGTTTTGCCAAAGCCAATAATCAGGCCATAAAGCAGGCAAGTGGCGATTTTATACTTCTTCTTAATCCGGATATGCGCGTTTTTCCCGAGACTCTAAAAAATATGGCGGATTGGATGCGGCAGAACAAGCAGGCGACAATAGCCGGCTGCCATCTGGTTAATAAAAAAGGCGAGACCGTGAAACAAGTTCGCCGTTTTCCAAGGCTTTGGGACCAGTTAGCGATTGCCCTGAAGGCGCCGCATATTTTTCCGAGGATTTTGAATAAATATCTGCGGAACGGTTTTGATTATGAAAAATTCGCATCGGTTGATTCTATCCGCGGCTCTTTTTTTATGATTAGGCGGGAGGCCATTGAAAATATCGGGTTATTAGATGAAAGATATTTTATTTGGTTTGAAGAAGTGGATTATTGCCAACGGGTTAGAGAATCCGGCGGACAGGTTTGGCATGCGCCCGCGGCAAAATGTCTGGATTATGTTGGCCGGAGTTTTAATCAGTTGCCGCGAGGCAGGGCGCAAAAGTATTTCCGCGATTCGCAGTTGGTTTACTTCAGAAAATGGCAGCCGCTTTGGCAATATTGGATTTTGAAATTAGCCTGGATACCCGGGATTATTTTTAGTTTCTTGGGGAGAGGTTTGGGAATAAAGAGCCGGACCAAGACTTAA